Proteins encoded together in one Oncorhynchus masou masou isolate Uvic2021 chromosome 3, UVic_Omas_1.1, whole genome shotgun sequence window:
- the cplx4c gene encoding complexin-4c has translation MSFMMKAMLGSKLKDMTGGGGGEVEVPAGDVKETPESKGMSREEFEDYQRQLIEEKMERDKEFATKKAERANLRSCLRDKYRLPESGQDEAMVKMAGDDLDLPEDLAKMVDEDEEEEAVNDSLLGQLHQLQNMDMDQLKNKAQTTMTEIQQVAEEKCVVM, from the exons ATGTCGTTCATGATGAAGGCCATGTTGGGGAGTAAGTTGAAGGATatgactggaggaggaggaggagaggttgaggtgcCAGCAGGCGATGTGAAGGAGACCCCTGAGTCTAAAGGAATGTCCAGAGAGGAGTTTGAGGACTACCAGCGACAGCTTATAGAGGAGAA GATGGAGCGGGACAAGGAGTTTGCCACAAAGAAGGCGGAGAGGGCCAACCTGAGGTCCTGCCTGCGGGACAAGTACCGCCTACCTGAG AGTGGCCAGGACGAAGCCATGGTGAAGATGGCGGGAGACGACCTGGATCTCCCTGAGGACCTAGCCAAGATggtggatgaggatgaggaggaggaggcggtgAATGACTcactactaggacagctacatCAACTGCAGAACATGGACATGGACCAGCTGAAGAACAAAGCCCAGACCACCATGACAGAGATACAACAGGTGGCTGAGGAGAAGTGTGTCGTCATGTGA